A DNA window from Luteolibacter luteus contains the following coding sequences:
- the pdxH gene encoding pyridoxamine 5'-phosphate oxidase — protein MDLSDFRKEYSSRGMRREDLADDPIQQFELWFKQAIELQLHEPNAMSLATVDPKGRPLLRTVLLKYFDASGFVFFTNYESRKAQHIAENPQVSLLFPWIILERQVIVQGRAEKISAAESLKYFVSRPRESQLGAWVSNQSSVVSSRKLLMQKLAEVTEKFGKGEVPLPSFWGGYRVVPETVEFWQGGPARLHDRFFYERKDKAWELSRLSP, from the coding sequence ATGGATTTGTCCGATTTCCGGAAGGAATACTCGAGCCGCGGGATGCGCCGCGAGGATCTGGCTGATGACCCGATCCAGCAGTTCGAGCTCTGGTTCAAGCAGGCCATCGAGCTCCAGCTCCACGAGCCGAATGCGATGAGCCTTGCCACGGTCGATCCCAAGGGCCGACCGCTCCTGCGCACCGTCCTCCTGAAATACTTCGATGCCTCCGGTTTCGTGTTTTTCACAAACTACGAGAGCCGGAAGGCCCAGCACATCGCGGAAAATCCCCAAGTCTCCCTCCTCTTCCCCTGGATCATCTTGGAACGCCAAGTGATTGTCCAAGGACGCGCGGAGAAGATCTCTGCCGCGGAATCCCTGAAGTATTTCGTCTCCCGCCCCCGCGAATCCCAGCTCGGCGCTTGGGTTTCGAACCAAAGCTCGGTCGTTTCTTCCCGCAAGTTGCTGATGCAAAAGCTGGCCGAGGTGACCGAGAAATTCGGCAAGGGCGAAGTCCCCCTGCCCTCCTTTTGGGGCGGCTACCGCGTGGTCCCGGAAACTGTCGAGTTCTGGCAGGGTGGTCCGGCACGGCTGCATGACCGGTTTTTCTACGAACGGAAGGACAAGGCTTGGGAACTGAGCCGCTTGTCACCCTGA
- a CDS encoding ABC transporter permease, translating to MLRKELKGYFLNPFGWVVFAFVTAMQGAALSTAMKGFRDSPRQDSLVWAVFHTPLFWFWFLFIFPLITMRTFAEEERSGTLEGLLTAPVRTWQVVLSKYGASLLFYILLWIPTYIQFRMYEWVTDVPPAYAPGAMIGAYSVIFLMGAAFTAIGCLASALTSSQIIAGLLTIGLLVLQYFLGYVTVIWGESFRAAPLFHYISSQEHLHYFTRGMLDTRPVVYYLSVTIFILFITYQVVDYRRWRR from the coding sequence ATGCTCCGCAAAGAGCTGAAGGGATACTTTCTCAATCCTTTTGGCTGGGTGGTGTTCGCTTTCGTCACCGCGATGCAGGGGGCAGCCCTGTCCACGGCGATGAAGGGCTTCCGCGACTCCCCGCGCCAGGACAGTCTGGTGTGGGCCGTTTTCCACACCCCGCTTTTCTGGTTCTGGTTCCTCTTCATCTTCCCGCTGATCACCATGCGGACCTTCGCGGAAGAAGAACGCAGCGGCACCTTGGAAGGCCTGCTCACCGCCCCGGTGCGAACCTGGCAGGTGGTGCTCTCCAAGTATGGAGCCTCCCTGCTCTTCTACATCCTGCTCTGGATCCCCACCTACATCCAGTTCCGCATGTATGAATGGGTGACCGACGTGCCGCCCGCCTATGCGCCCGGCGCGATGATCGGTGCCTACTCGGTCATCTTCCTGATGGGGGCCGCTTTCACCGCCATCGGCTGCTTGGCCTCCGCCTTGACCTCCAGCCAGATCATCGCCGGCCTGCTTACCATCGGCCTGCTGGTCCTCCAGTATTTCCTCGGCTACGTCACCGTGATCTGGGGCGAGAGCTTCCGCGCGGCACCGCTCTTCCACTACATCTCCAGCCAAGAGCACCTGCACTACTTCACCCGCGGGATGCTGGATACCCGGCCCGTCGTCTACTACCTGAGCGTGACGATCTTCATCCTCTTCATCACCTATCAGGTGGTCGATTACCGCCGCTGGCGCCGCTGA
- a CDS encoding DUF7088 domain-containing protein gives MSKDSDTPSSRKPAKPIGRFGTGTLSLLQILCVTILFVGINYLSSQYYAPKDLSADAAFTLSPATKRFLESPAVQERDEPIRVIVAFRRSNGFYDRVRALAEEYSRIAGKGKVKLELVDPIRSPDRTQQIKEAYRKVFGTAFNNRTMFTTDLVIIDARTKAERDAMVSSPNDPPKKSHIRFIESENMARFETDEKGQRKITGFVGEDAITTGLVAAIEGQPRKVYLFTDKTGYTVDTVDSPLSTFEGILLSQNALTVRAPISGLDRIPDDAAAVAIINPAYDFTPQELEVLGEYWNRPKSGVLVTLGQETPPRLRAFLRNLGITPGRDRVITAKGDQIISTVRGTFKGGMEFTKDFWDKVATFEGATNSLEIRDSDNEDLLNRKIMPYTLLETGPEFWGETRFGAATPAFDPREDNPGPSRLAGAVIRGGATRDDVGDSVSKMVVISNSDFLSPKYLTDINRNFMASSANWLIGREELTGFGPRTLGTYKLPLLDSQVSFINRVNLFFLPGFAFLIGLIVWSSRRA, from the coding sequence ATGAGCAAGGACTCCGATACACCCTCCTCGCGAAAGCCGGCGAAGCCGATAGGCCGCTTCGGCACCGGCACCTTGTCGCTCCTCCAGATCCTTTGTGTCACGATCCTCTTCGTGGGCATCAATTACCTGAGCTCGCAGTACTACGCGCCAAAGGATCTCAGCGCGGATGCCGCTTTCACGCTGTCTCCGGCCACCAAGCGCTTTCTGGAATCTCCCGCGGTGCAGGAGCGGGATGAGCCGATCCGCGTCATCGTCGCCTTCCGCCGCAGCAATGGTTTCTACGACCGCGTCCGTGCGCTCGCCGAGGAATACTCTCGTATCGCGGGCAAGGGGAAGGTGAAGCTGGAACTGGTCGATCCCATCCGCTCTCCGGACCGCACCCAGCAGATCAAGGAAGCCTACCGCAAGGTTTTCGGCACCGCCTTCAACAACCGCACGATGTTCACCACCGACCTGGTGATCATCGACGCCCGCACCAAGGCGGAAAGGGACGCGATGGTCAGCTCCCCGAACGATCCGCCGAAGAAGAGCCACATCCGCTTCATCGAATCGGAGAACATGGCCCGCTTCGAGACCGATGAGAAGGGCCAGCGCAAGATCACCGGCTTCGTGGGTGAAGATGCCATCACCACCGGCCTCGTCGCCGCGATCGAGGGCCAGCCGCGCAAGGTCTATCTCTTCACCGACAAGACTGGCTACACGGTGGATACCGTGGACTCCCCGCTCAGTACCTTCGAGGGCATCCTCCTTTCCCAGAATGCGCTGACGGTGCGCGCGCCGATTTCCGGCCTCGACCGCATCCCCGATGATGCCGCCGCAGTCGCAATCATCAATCCGGCCTACGATTTCACCCCGCAGGAACTCGAGGTGTTGGGCGAATACTGGAACCGCCCGAAGTCCGGCGTGCTGGTCACCCTGGGACAGGAGACACCGCCGCGCCTGCGCGCCTTCCTCCGGAATCTGGGCATCACCCCGGGCCGCGACCGCGTGATCACCGCCAAGGGCGACCAGATCATCTCCACCGTGCGCGGCACCTTCAAGGGCGGCATGGAATTCACCAAGGACTTCTGGGATAAGGTGGCGACTTTCGAGGGCGCGACCAACAGCCTGGAAATCCGGGACAGCGACAACGAGGACCTGCTGAATCGCAAGATCATGCCTTACACACTGCTGGAGACCGGCCCGGAGTTCTGGGGCGAGACCCGCTTCGGCGCGGCCACTCCGGCCTTCGATCCCCGCGAGGACAATCCGGGCCCCTCCCGTCTGGCAGGCGCCGTGATCCGCGGCGGTGCCACGCGCGACGACGTGGGCGACAGCGTCTCGAAGATGGTGGTCATCTCGAACTCCGATTTCCTCTCGCCGAAATATCTTACCGACATCAACCGCAATTTCATGGCCAGCTCTGCGAACTGGTTGATCGGCCGCGAGGAGCTGACCGGCTTCGGCCCGCGCACGCTGGGCACCTACAAGCTGCCGCTGCTGGATAGCCAGGTGTCCTTCATCAACCGGGTGAACCTGTTCTTCCTGCCGGGCTTCGCTTTCC